A single window of Nicotiana sylvestris chromosome 3, ASM39365v2, whole genome shotgun sequence DNA harbors:
- the LOC138887241 gene encoding uncharacterized protein, whose amino-acid sequence MLADSFEKAHAGAIKVATRKSDLFKVRQKDNEMLREFVVRFQTERMDLPPVTDVWDVQAFTQGLNTRSSIASQQLKQNLIEYPVVTWDNVHNRYQSKIRVEDDQLGTPIGSIYPDKPVDRVKRDVDRESRSNRDRYQPYNGDRRNNGPGTLIKCANTTVHMVIEPKTIDG is encoded by the coding sequence atgctCGCAGACTCTTTTGAGAAAGCCCATGCCGGAGCCATTAAAGTTGCAACAAGGAAATCAGACCTCTTCAAGGTAAGACAAAAGGATAACGAGATGCTCAGAGAATTCGTAGTTCGGTTCCAAACAGAGAGAATGGATTTGCCCCCAGTCACCGATGTCTGGGATGTTCAAGCTTTTACACAAGGTCTCAACACTCGGAGCTCCATAGCTTCACAacagttgaagcaaaatttgatcgaatatccagtTGTCACGTGGGACAATGTTCACAACCGGTAtcagtcgaagattagggtcgaagATGATCAACTGGGAACTCCAATTGGTTCAATTTATCCTGACAAGCCCGTGGACAGAGTTAAAAGGGATGTCGATCGAGAATCAAGATCGAATAGAGATAGATACCAACCATACAATGGAGATCGAAGAAATAACGGTCCTGGAACCCTAATCAAATGTGCAAATACCACGGTACACATGGTCATAGAACCGAAGACTATAGACGGTTGA